The Larimichthys crocea isolate SSNF chromosome X, L_crocea_2.0, whole genome shotgun sequence genome segment CTTGAAGGCCCACCACTTCCTACTGCTGAGCTCCCCGTCTCACACTCGCTCACTTATTTACTCACTCGGCCTGTCAACAACAGAGACGGAGCTTCAGACAGCAGGTCAGTGACTGTTTTTACTCTTATTAGTTATGTTGTTGAATTTACAGTGTTCACAGTTTGAAGTAATTCTGTACTTCACTTCTTTCTAATTTATACTTCTCAGTCAtcgacacaaaaacacaaactgaggagACACTATCATCATTTTCTGTGAGgaaaaactaaatatatgataataataataataataaaacattgaaatatataaaatgaagtaaaatcagattaaagtgtaaataaatgaacaaataacaaaaaaaatacatctcaggggaaaatattgtacttttttactacattatgtttatttaacagccgctttgtatcattttatttgattaatttatagaatatgatgcattgttaaGGAGTACACCAACAACAGCTCAGTAAGCTACagtaaattaaacattaatgcaTTCGTGTTAAGAAtttaatgacaataaatataattttacgACCCTCTTAGGAGACATTTTCTGCAGAGTGAACGGTTTGCACACTTCAGTACTTTAACTCGCAGTgacatttattataaataaaacgtCTGAATCTGTCACATGTGGCAAATCTTGACAGATATGAACGTTTCATGTCTAACAGGCTGATCTTTGTTTTCACGTCTCACAACTCTCAGGATGAACCGCAGAACGAGTGTTTTTGATCGTCTCGTCCCTGAAGTGTCTTCGTCCTCCAGACAAGTGAAGGAGCGTCCATCAGTCTGtctgccgcctcctcctctctccctctcgtctCCCGTCATCAAAAAGAAACCCATCCAGATCCCGTCGTTCGATCAGAAGGGACTCGTCAACGCTGACAGGTAAATTAAACTCGAGCTCATCTGGCTCAGTTTTGTgtaatattttaagtttttttcttctttcttttggctCCAGATCTTTTCTTCCAATTTCCTCTAAGACGTCCAGTCGTCCCTCCTGGACTGAATCATGTCAGTATTCGCAGAGGAACCACGGAGAACGAGCTTCAACTCTCCCAAGAAGCAAACCCAAAACATGCAGCTCTCCAACTCTCTCTGCAAAGCCCAGCATCTCCATTTTTCCTGCTCCGCTGCCAAATTCCTCTCCCACTCTGAGACCAAAGCCAAGTGACTCTCTTCATCTCCCCGCCTCACATCTGACTGATCCGTCTCCATCGCTGCACCAGCCGCATCCCAAGCCAAGTGTATCTCCGACTCTGACTGTCCCAACACCCAGACTGAGCTCGTCTCCAACTTCCCTGTGTCCAGGGTCGAGTTTGGACGGCCGAGCAGGCAAGCAGCCGTCTCCTGTCGCCAAAGAAAGACGCGCTAGATCGATTACCATATCGAACACTAAAGTTGAGCCTCCGAATGAGGCAAAGCATGACGTTCTTGACCAAGAAGCTTTGCTGGACTTCACTCATCCCACGTTGAGGAGAGTTTGTTCCATTACATCCAGACACCAGACTCACTCTGAGGCCCAGAGACAAGCTGCCACGTCGCAGAGTTTTTGCTCATTGCAAGATAAACCAAAGCCCCCGCCGAGGAATATCGACGTCTATAAAGCAAACgttaaacagcagcaggactTTCTGCCTGGTGCACAAACATCTTCAGAGTTTGCTAATGTTGTTCAGAGAGACTCTCAGCTGGTGTTTGATGGACACAAGAGACGTATGGACTCCTCTCAGAGGACTGATCAAACAAATGAGCGAATCTATTCTGAGAGAAGTGCGACTTTACCAAAGACTCACAAAATGCCCTTTTCCACAGAGCCTCTCCTGAATCGGTCGCCCAATACTGAGAGCAGGAGAAGACGGTTTGGCTTCAGCAGTGACGCCAAAGCGGACACGATGTTTCCGTCAGCCGCACATCTCGAAAGACCTCAGGAAGAAATCTATAGTGGACCTCCAAATGTCAGGTCTTCTCACAAATACAGGATGTGGTCGAAGGCTCTGAGTCGAGCCTCTCGGGTAGACGTGAAGAGTCCAGTAAGTCAGCCCGACTGCGTGTCGAAGGATTACAGCTGCCAGCGGAGAGGCATCGATCGGAAAACGGAGGCGATAAATCAATATGAGACATGTCTGTCAGCGTGGCGCACACATGAGGCCTCCAAAGCTGCTTCAGTCGACACCACCAACATTTCAAAGCATCGGTCAGATCACAAACAACCTCCcgaacaaaataaaagccacaaAGAGGCGAACCTGATGAACCAAACTGATGTTTCTGCACCATCTGACCATCGCACGGTGCCAGCAGAGCTACCAGAATGTGCTGCACAGAAATGCGGTGTAAGCTTCCCGCCGTCAGCGTCACGCTGCCcgttcaacacaaacagctttgGCCTCGGCTCAGAGGAGGTGTTTGACCTGCACAGAGTGTACCAGAGACCAGaccagacagcagcagcttcacgtCCGCTGAACCAGCCAAACCACTCTGCAGGAGACAGAGCGTTTATCATGGAGGAGGCCGAGGACCCGTACTACGTCACCATGTACTACCCGGGTTCAGTGTACGTGGGTGAGTACAGCGTGACAGGCTCTGTCTCGTCGCTCAGTTTTGAATCTTTTAATAATTTTCTGTCCGGAGCCGGGGGCGGGGACTGAGCTGAGGGGGTGGTCAGACAGGATAGCAGAGGGATTTTAAGACGTCGCTTCTTATCAGCAGAGTAACAGACGTGCTGCAGAGAGGCATGAAAACATGACAGGTTAGCAGACTTCCATCAAAGCTGGCATGTCGGGGCGACACTCGACAGAAACGAACCAACTAAacatgcagagaggagagaacaggGTGAGTACGGTGACACTGAGAGCATGCTGGAGGATTCACAATGAAACAGTTCAAATAATGAGGTTCAGATTTAGGGTGTCTCAGTGCTTATGAGAGATCTAGGGCCACACGTCGgcttgttctggagctttcagctgCATCACACAGGCTTCATCAGCGGATaaagtttgctcagttgtcaggGAGACGAACCTGTTGATGTGGGAGCGTTGTATCgcttttaaatttttatttatttatatttttggagCGTTTATGTGTGACAGCTGCATGCATGCAGCAACAAGCTGTTTATACTCGTATAAAAGTATGATGATGAGTTGCAATGAGGTATTTTTACATAAACGTTAGTGGAATGTAACTGTGTATTTCCTCAGATACTGAACTAAAATATCATTTAAGGTACTTGTACTGtagtatttctgttttctgctgctcTATTAACCATGACTGCTGCTCAAGTACCAGGACTAAAACTTTGTGTAGTACTGCCTGATCACTTTGTTTATATTCATGCAGTGTTGTACATTCATGGAGGGTTTGTCA includes the following:
- the LOC109137888 gene encoding uncharacterized protein LOC109137888 produces the protein MNRRTSVFDRLVPEVSSSSRQVKERPSVCLPPPPLSLSSPVIKKKPIQIPSFDQKGLVNADRSFLPISSKTSSRPSWTESCQYSQRNHGERASTLPRSKPKTCSSPTLSAKPSISIFPAPLPNSSPTLRPKPSDSLHLPASHLTDPSPSLHQPHPKPSVSPTLTVPTPRLSSSPTSLCPGSSLDGRAGKQPSPVAKERRARSITISNTKVEPPNEAKHDVLDQEALLDFTHPTLRRVCSITSRHQTHSEAQRQAATSQSFCSLQDKPKPPPRNIDVYKANVKQQQDFLPGAQTSSEFANVVQRDSQLVFDGHKRRMDSSQRTDQTNERIYSERSATLPKTHKMPFSTEPLLNRSPNTESRRRRFGFSSDAKADTMFPSAAHLERPQEEIYSGPPNVRSSHKYRMWSKALSRASRVDVKSPVSQPDCVSKDYSCQRRGIDRKTEAINQYETCLSAWRTHEASKAASVDTTNISKHRSDHKQPPEQNKSHKEANLMNQTDVSAPSDHRTVPAELPECAAQKCGVSFPPSASRCPFNTNSFGLGSEEVFDLHRVYQRPDQTAAASRPLNQPNHSAGDRAFIMEEAEDPYYVTMYYPGSVYVGEYSVTGSVSSLSFESFNNFLSGAGGGD